A region of the Deltaproteobacteria bacterium genome:
TCCTCGACGATGGGACCCATCGCCCGGCAGCCGCCTCAATCGTCGTGGTGAAACTTGAGCGCCAGCAGCTTGACGTCGGTCTGGGTGTCCGCGGCGGCCTGGGCGGGCGCGGCGTGCGGGGCGGCGGCCGCGGCCGCCTGCGCGGGCGCCGTGTGCCCGGCGGCGGCCGGCGCGGGTTGCGCCGCGGGTGCCGGCGCCGCCGCGCGGCTCCCCGGGGCCGTCTTGCCGGCATCGTCCTTGGAACAGCCGGGAGCCAGGCACAGCGCCAGCGCCGCGGCGACAGAAGCGGTCAGCTCGTGCATCGTCATGGCACCCAGCCTACCGCTCGGCGCGCGCTCGCGACACCCGAATGCAAGTTTGGATGAGTTGACGCAGCGCAATTCCTGGCTGGCCCCGGCGCGCTACGCCGCGGGGGTGACTCGCCGCGGGACCCTCGCCTCGACCGTCTACGGCCCCGTCGACTCGCGCCGGCTCGGCCGGTCGCTCGGCGTCGACCTGTGCCCGCCGGAGGTCAAGGCGTGTCCGCTGGACTGCCTCTATTGCCAGTGCGGGCGCACGGCCGTGCGCATCCGCTCGGCCGCGGACGCCCCGCGATTGGCGTGGCCGGACCCGGCCGCGATCGAGCGCGACGTCGCCGAGGCGCTGCGCGCCGCCGCCGCCGCCGGCCGGCCGGTGGACGACATCTCGCTGTGCGGCAACGGCGAACCGACGCTGCACCCGGCGTTTTGCGACATCGCCGACCGCGTCGCCCGCGTGCGCGACGCCCTGGCGCCCACCGCGTCGCTCACCGTGTTCACCAGCGCGCTGTCGGAAGCCGTCCTGTCGGGCGCCGCGCTGCCGGGCCTGCTGCGCTGCGACCGCCGGCTGATGAAGCTCGACGCGGGGACCGACGTGCGGCTGCACCGGCTCGCGCGTCCGGCCAACGGCGCGGGCGTCGCCGACGCCATCGCCGCGATCGCCGCCGTGCCCGGCGCGGAGATCCAGGCGCTCATCGTGTCGGGCCGCGCGGGCAACGACGCCCCCGCGGAACTCGACGCGTGGGCCGACGCGGTCGCGCAAGCCCGCCCGGTTCGCGCGCACGTCGGCACCCTCGCCCGCGCGCCCGCCGAGCCCCGCGCGGTCCAGCCGGCGCCCCGCGCGACGCTAGAGGCCGCCGCCGCCCGCGCCCGCGCGCGCGGCGTCCCGTGCTCCGTCGTCGACTGACGCCCGCGGCCGCAGCTTGGCGCTGAAGTGGCGAAGCGCGTGCGGCTGGTCGACGATCTCGAGCGGCCGCAGCCGCTCCCGCGCCTCGTACAGTTCGATCACCGCGTCGGCCACGTAGGCGAGCTGACTGGTGGTGTACACGCGACGGGGGATCGCCAGCCGCACGAGGTCCTGCGCGACCGGCGCCTCGACACCGTCCGGACCGGGCCGACCGTTCATCAGCTGGCCGACCTCGACGCAGCGAACCCCCGCGTGCAGATACAACTCACAGACGAGCGACTGCCCGGGGTAGTCGAGCGGATCCAGGTGCGGCGCGAACGCGCGCGCATCGACGTAGATGGCGTGCCCTCCGGGCGGGCGCACCGTCGGCACGCCGGCGGCGTGCAGCCGGTCGCCGAGCGCGCGCACGCGACCGATCCGGTCGGCCAGATACGCCGGGTCGAGCACCTCCTGCAGCCCGGTGGCCATCGCCTCGAGATCGCGGCCGGCGAGGCCGCCGTAGGTCGGAAACCCCTCGCCGAGTACCATCGACCGCTTGACCCGCTCGGCGAGGTCGGCGCTGCGCAGTGCGACGAATCCGCCGATGTTGACGAGCCCGTCCTTCTTCGCGCTCATCAGGCAGCCGTCGGCCAGCGAAAACAGGTCGCGCGCGATGTTGCGCGGCGACCGGTCGCCCTGGCCCGGCTCGCGCTCGCGTATGAACCACGCGTTTTCCGCGAACCGCGCGGCGTCGATGAACAACAGCGCGCCGTGGCGGTCGCACAGCGCGCGCACGGCCCGCAGGTTCGCGAGCGACACCGGCTGGCCGCCGCACGAGTTGTTG
Encoded here:
- a CDS encoding radical SAM protein yields the protein MTRRGTLASTVYGPVDSRRLGRSLGVDLCPPEVKACPLDCLYCQCGRTAVRIRSAADAPRLAWPDPAAIERDVAEALRAAAAAGRPVDDISLCGNGEPTLHPAFCDIADRVARVRDALAPTASLTVFTSALSEAVLSGAALPGLLRCDRRLMKLDAGTDVRLHRLARPANGAGVADAIAAIAAVPGAEIQALIVSGRAGNDAPAELDAWADAVAQARPVRAHVGTLARAPAEPRAVQPAPRATLEAAAARARARGVPCSVVD
- a CDS encoding tryptophanase; translation: MPRRIEPYRIKVVEPIPFPDAGARRRALEAADWNVFRIPADLVTIDLLTDSGVTAMSAHQWGSLFDGDEAYAGSQSFQRFERVVRDLTGLPHVIPTHQGRAAERLLFEALVTRGDVVPGNTHFDTTRANIEYFGARAVDLPCAEAADRALEAPFKGNADVAALERVLASGDRVPLVVMTCTNNSCGGQPVSLANLRAVRALCDRHGALLFIDAARFAENAWFIREREPGQGDRSPRNIARDLFSLADGCLMSAKKDGLVNIGGFVALRSADLAERVKRSMVLGEGFPTYGGLAGRDLEAMATGLQEVLDPAYLADRIGRVRALGDRLHAAGVPTVRPPGGHAIYVDARAFAPHLDPLDYPGQSLVCELYLHAGVRCVEVGQLMNGRPGPDGVEAPVAQDLVRLAIPRRVYTTSQLAYVADAVIELYEARERLRPLEIVDQPHALRHFSAKLRPRASVDDGARDAARAGAGGGGL